CGTCACCATTCCCCCGGGAATGTTCGTCACCCGCCCTACAGATGTGGGAAAATCCACAGTGAGGGAAAATAATAACCAAGTAGAGCTTTCCCTACAGCTAATGCAAATGTGGACCATACCAACGGTCATGCAGGAACCATGTCAAAACCCACTGAGGTACCCAGGTTGAGACCGAGAGGTGTGATTGGTTTAGCGGGCTCACCGTCAGGTAACACCTGGATCCCTTTCTTCTGGCTGTTGTTCTGTGCTGAGCTCGTCTTGTCTCCGGGGAACTTAGGACCGTCTGCACTGGACGTGCTCTTGCCTGTAGAGTTTAGGTTCTGAACAAAGCAAAAAAACAATGAGTGAATAATTCTCTTTTTTATTACATCTATAAGCCACATGACATCATGGAACATTGCTTTGAATATAGGATGTCCACTCTACTAATTCTATGGTGAAAGACTTGAATATGCAGTAGTTGTTGTTGCTCAACATAAGGAGGCCTTGTATGGTTGCCTGTCCATGTATGGCATGACAACGACCAATGAAAACAGACTGACAACCAGACTAAaggcagcctgtctgtctgtctgactgtctgactcacTGTTTTGCTGTCATCGTTGCTCAACGTGGAGTCCTTGTAGTTGGGACCAGGCAGTGCAGGGAAGTCCTCGTTGTGGATGGAGAAATCCTGCGTCGGCTCGTTCGATGGCTTCGTCACCATGCCAACTGATGAGGTCATGAGATGAAGAGAAGAGGCTTCTTAAATAAATCACCACAATGAGAAAGAAGTTTAGCCTtgggttatatatacacacaccattgGAGAAGGCCTTCTCCCTTTCTTCATCACAATTTGCCACAGTTTATATTTGAAGAGAGACTGAAGTGGGTTGAGTATTTACACTGAGAATGTGTCTAGCAGTGTTGACTGGCCCACAGTAATATGACGAGGCAGTGATGCTTTGACATGTGCACTGCCAAGTTCCCTTTGCATCCAAGCCAAGTGCATTACAATGAGCCCTTCTTACAGGGAGCCCTTCTTTCTAGTGCACTACACTGAGCCCTTACAATGGGTAGCCCTCCTAGTCTAGTCCACTATTATACACCCTTACTAGCGCACCATACAGAGTTCTTACCATAGGGGGCCCTTCCAGCTAGTGGGTTAAGTAGTGGCGTTGGGTTTGCGCTTCCTTCCCTCCGACTCCTGTCTGCTAACGCAGGGAAGTCAGACAGGTCTAGCCCCGTCACGTTTTCACTGCCGTCTGTGAGGGGCAGGTTAAAGACTTGTAAGAAAGTAAAATGGTGTTACTCTTCATGCTGACAGCATCTTATAGAGTGTGTGAATTTATAGGTAAAGTGGATGTTGTAAAAACTTGATGACATAAAGCCTACAGGTAAACTGCGCTGAATGTGATGTATCATTGGATGGCCAGACTGAGCATCAGATAGCTGGTTATTTTGAAGAGACACACTACTAACCTGTGCCATTGAAGATGTTGCTTGATAACGAGTTGTTCATTCCAAACGCCTGGTTCCGGTTCATCCCGAATCCCGACATGCTACAAAAATACAGAGGAGAACTTTAGCCTCCAACTGGATCACCCTCATATTCAATCATCACAAAAAACTATTGATGATTTAGACATTTAAACAGAGAGTTGAGAACAGCAGAGCTTTCAGTTGTATTGCCAGCCAGACCGAGACTGTACCTGTTGATGGTGAATGGCTGCCGTGCAGGCTGCTGTTTGGGCATACAGATAATGCTGGGGGGGCTGCGGTTGGGGCTGCCCAACCCTGAGCTGCCCATGCTGTTGGTCCTGCCGCCGCCCATCCCGATGCCCTGGCCCACCTGGGAGTGGTTCAGCATGTTCCTCGAGTTCATCGGCAGGATCCCCCTGTGGAGGAGACATGACGGGTTAGAGTTAGACTAATGGGTGAACAGAATGGCTTGATATGAAGCCAGGTGATTAGTTTACTAAtaatgtcctgtcctgctctggaACTACTGAACtgaacagctaactaactaacagcAGAATAATGATTCCATAACATTTAAAACATTGGCTTATGTGGTCTCTCGGTCTCAAGAATCTCTTTCTCCAGCATCTCCATCTTACACACACCTGCTTGGCGAGGGTGGAGTATGGAGGGACATGGTGGGTACCCCAGTGGTGGGGGTGATATGGCTCGGTAGCGGAGTGCCTTGCGTTAAGCTGCGGTTTAACTGAGGCGTGTTGTTACCCATGCCCCTTATCGAGAAGCCTAGTGCACCTGCAACAGGAGAAATAGAAACAGTCAACATGGGACTCTCATCAAATTCCAAAGTGACCAAAATATTGGATATTTCTCATAGCGATATTTTGAGATCAACAAGAAGTGTTGAAGTCTGTTTTGAATTGGGTATATTTAATCGGGTACATTTACAGGGTAATTATTCTAAATTTATCAAATAGCTCCAGGTATGACTTGACTACAAAATTGTTACAGACCAAAATTTATTACAGCCTTAGTAGAAAAGACACTGAAAACCACAGACAGAAATGTAAGTGAACAGATGCAGCCAGCTTACTCTGTGGGCCATATAAACTGGCCCCAAGCTGGGATAGTTGACCTGATGACGACGGTGAGGGAGACGAGAGCATCTAGGAGGACAAGGAGAGAGATAAACCACAAAGTGAGAGGGAAGGACTGGAAACAAGAATACCAACAGATGACAATACCCTTATCAATAACACATAATTGCACATTAGGGCAGTTCGTATATCATTATTTACAAATCACATTACATTGGAATTACACTGTAATTGGGGTATTCAATTTAaaggataataataataacaacaacatcaatgctAAGGCAAGTTATAGTCATATAGGATGATGGAGTAGCCTAAATCTCCCTAAATATGAAAAATAACCATAAACAGATTTACATTATAGAAGGACGTGAAAACAATTTACTTACTTCAAGATCAAAGGGAGCTGTAGTAGGGATGTGCGATCGAGCAGACAGAGCACTTACGTCTTTGTCCGACCGATGTGGGTACATGGACGGCTGGCTGTAGTACATGTTCTCATCAGGGTAGTCACTTTCCACCCCCTCTACAAACTTCTTTCTCGTAGCACTGAACATGCCGTTTGTCACCTACAGAGAGTGGGAAGAAGGAACAGGTTTAAATATCTCAATTCCTCAACAGTCCATAGAAATTGAGACTGTCGACCAGCATGTCTGGATCCACTGTCCACACTGTTtatatcagatttaaaaaacgataatggacaggacaggagagaaacacacaagccACGCAGTAGTGTACAATGACTATGGTCTACTACACATTCAGTTTCAACTGGTCCGACATCACAGCTCACTACCAGACAACACGCCCACACCTTGCGCAATGTGTGCATACCAATGCTTGACTTGGAATTAAATAGGTTccagtactcattttgggtgccggtactgtttatatttaggtgcaggagctccacaatagtTGAGAGGTAATATACTACCGTATAAGacgaacaggagctcaagcagtagacaATCTGACGTGCTGGTTACTCAGCTCCactgagctcctgcccaagtcaagtacTGGTGCATACAGTGTGCCTTACAAAACTCATTTACAATCGCGTATATAGTGTTGTTGATTTTCCACTCACTGTTATCATGCTGGTGTGTGAAAATGCATTGGTCAACATACAAAAACTGTGTCCATCCCTGCAGCGTTGCCTCAGAACAATTCAACAAGCTTCTGCTCAGGTGACACTATAAGGTTCAGTTATTATTCTCTACACCAAACTTTCCGTAAAGCATTTTgtggctaacgttaactaacaaTACAGCGCGAGTCTGATTAGTTATAATAACAGTTAGTTCAACAACAAGCATCACtagactaacgttagctagctaaatcccTCCAATTCAACAACCCTTGTCAGGCAGTCTGCTTGCCTATAGGTAGCGATGTGCAGGTTGGGCCTGTTGTGTCTCCTATCCAGTTCCCAGTACCTTTCGGTCTCAATTTACGCTAGGAGCCACAGACAAAAACAGAGCGCAGAAGACTTTTCGAATTCAAATCTGCCAACCCGGTCCAAAACACACCAATCCGAATGACAAGGACAAAAAAGATGAATGTGTTGTGATGTGACGATTCGAGTCGGACCAAACGGGGTTATATTTGAGGGAAAAATACTGTAAAAACCTCACCGCATTAATTTCCCTTCTCCTCGTAGCTAGATCCAAGATGGCTGTGTATTCAGTATTCCACAATCGAGAATCCTGGGTGAATAGCCTTTGCCCTCTGACCTCTCTACAACCTCCTAACCATTTCCGCACACAAATTTTGAACGTTCTACTTCTGTGGGTACAAAGTGGCTAATACACTACAGGATGTATTTGAATGGTCTGCAGTATTATTTTTCTAGTTACATATATTGTTGGGTGAACTCACTATCGGTAGAAAATGATCAGTGTATCAACAAACTCAGTAGGTAAATAAATCCAAAAATGATAATAAGCCACTCTCATTTATATTATTTTCAAAACATAGAGGCAATGAACCCAGGCATAAGTGATATGACATCACGGTAGTAGCCTatacatcagggatcatcaactagattcagccgtgggccgattttttcttgagtggatgaTCAGAGCTAGTGGTGCACGACTCCAAGATTTTTGGAATCGACTTCGACTCCTGTGGATGGAGTTGAAAGGAGTCGACTCTTGCTCAAAACGCGCTGAAACGGATGCGAACACACGTACATACAACCTCATTATTGCGGAGTCCTACTAGGAAGACTACATTTGCGTTCTAGAGGACTGACATAAGCATGATGCTGCCCATTTGCTAATCAATTTAGTCTATAAAAAGACTGTTTTGTTTGAATATAGAAGGTGATGTGTAGGAACTAGACAATTTCATTGATATTTCTGCTGTGTGCAGCCTTGACCATCCCATGGGTTGATGTGTCACACTCTACGATCATAATCGTTTTCTTTGCCATATTATAGCCCTATTCCGACGGGTATTACTAAAGAGGTTGGTTTTGTCATTATTACCCAAGTATGTGCATTATTTATTCCAGAGGACGATTCACACAGGATTCGTTTTTTTCAAAACTAATTCATATGTATattcactaccgttcaaaagtttggggtcacttagaaatgtccttgttttccatgaaaacatacataaaatgaataggaaatatggtcaagacgttgacaaggttataaataatgatgtttaattgaaataataattgtgtccttcaaactttgctttcatcaaagaatcctccatttgcattaattacagccttgcagacctttggcattctagttgtcagtttgttgtggtaatctgaagagatttcaccccatgcttcctgaagcacctcccacaaattggattggcttgGCTTGATGGTCACTTCTTATGTACCatatggtcaagctgctcccacaacagctaaatagggttgagatccggtgactgtgctggccactccattatagacagaatgccagctgactgcttcttccctaaatagttattgcatagtttggagctgtgctttgtgttattgtcctgttgtaggaggaaattggctccaattatgcaccgtccacagggtatggcatggcgttgcaaaatggagtgatagcgtTCCGTCTTCAAGATCCCTtctaccctgtacaaatctcccacttaaCCACAACCAAAGATCCCCAAACAATCACATTGCCtacaccatgcttgacagatggcgtaaAACCCTcttccagcatcttttcatttttctgcgtctcacgaatgttcttctttgtgatccgaacaacTCAAAcatagatttgtctgtccataacacttttttccaatcttcctctgtccggtgtctgtgttgttttgcccatcttaaactgttatttttattggccagtctgagatatggctttttctttgcaactctgcctaggccagcatcccggagtcgcctcttcactgttgatgttgaggctggtgtttgcgggtactatttcatgaagctgccagttgaggacttgtgaggcttctgtttctcaaactagacactctaatgtacttgccctcttgctcagttgtgcatcggggcctcccactcctctttctattctggttagagccagttggcGCTGTTCTGTGGAGGGAGTAGTACACACCGTTGTACAAGCTCTTCAGTGTCTTGTCAATTTCTCACATGTAATAGCCttgatttctcagaacaagaacagactgacgagtttcagaagaaagtgctttgtttctggccattttgagcctgtaatctaacccacaaatgctgatgcgccagatactcaactagtctaaagaaggccagttttattgcttccttaaatcagcacaacagttttcagctgcgctaacataattgcaaaagggttttctaatgattaataagccttttaaaattataaacctggattagctaacacaacgtgcctttggaacacaggagtgatggtagcTGATTATGGGCCTCTGTTcgcctatgtaaatattccattaaaaaccagctgtttccagctacaatagtcatttacaacattaacaatgtctacactgtatttctgatcaatttgatgttattttaatggaccaaacatttacttttctttcaaaaacaaggacatttctaagtgacctcaaacgtttgaaaggtagtgtatgtCTAGACGATAATAGGCTACACTAATAACTCGTGCTTGGCTGCCAAATGTATAGGTCTCCCAATAATATTTAAATTGATGAAGTGTGATCCTAATCATTATTTTAATGATCTATGGTAGACTTCCTTTCTAATtacaatgcccccccccccaagatacCAAGATGCCTATGCCCACGGTTCTGACTATCTGTCTGCCTGCTccgatcctctctctccctcgtggtTGCCCTTGCTGGCTCGCCTGCTCCTCTTTCTCATTGCTATGAAAAACACTAGTGTGTGTTTGGTCATCGGTCTGTTGTGTGTAGAATAGCTCAGCCTACTCGTTAATAGCCCCTATGTTAGAGCCGATttggacatatttgtataaaagacAGAACATACAGAGCTCCATGTACGTTTgtgtaaatatattaaatatgaatGTATATGATGAAATATTAGGTACGTACCTTTATGATTTATATTTACCTGATTGAGATATATTCATTTGTTATTAGTGTAACTTAGTTTTTGGCCCCCCCTCTTGCCCATTCATTGCACTGTGGTAAATGTGTTAGGATAAAGGCAGGAAGTTGGGCCTTCGGTGGGAGGAGTCCTAGCTAGACGCGGGAGCATTATAGTCTTCTGaccatacaaatcaaatcaaatcaaattttatta
This genomic interval from Salvelinus alpinus chromosome 6, SLU_Salpinus.1, whole genome shotgun sequence contains the following:
- the LOC139578262 gene encoding CCR4-NOT transcription complex subunit 2 isoform X13: MITVTNGMFSATRKKFVEGVESDYPDENMYYSQPSMYPHRSDKDMLSSPSPSSSGQLSQLGASLYGPQSALGFSIRGMGNNTPQLNRSLTQGTPLPSHITPTTGVPTMSLHTPPSPSRGILPMNSRNMLNHSQVGQGIGMGGGRTNSMGSSGLGSPNRSPPSIICMPKQQPARQPFTINSMSGFGMNRNQAFGMNNSLSSNIFNGTVFNLPLTDGSENVTGLDLSDFPALADRSRREGSANPTPLLNPLAGRAPYVGMVTKPSNEPTQDFSIHNEDFPALPGPNYKDSTLSNDDSKTNLNSTGKSTSSADGPKFPGDKTSSAQNNSQKKGIQVLPDGRVTNIPGGMVTDQFGMIGLLTFIRAAETDPGMVHLALGSDLTTLGLNLNSPENLYPKFASPWASAPCRPQDIDFHVPSEYLTNIHIRDKLAAIKLARYGEDLLFYLYYMNGGDLLQLLAAVELFNRDWRYHKEERVWITRAPGMEPTLKTNTYERGTYYFFDCLNWRKVAKEFHLEYEKLEERPHVPSTFNYNPAQQAF
- the LOC139578262 gene encoding CCR4-NOT transcription complex subunit 2 isoform X4 codes for the protein MITVTNGMFSATRKKFVEGVESDYPDENMYYSQPSMYPHRSDKDVSALSARSHIPTTAPFDLEMLSSPSPSSSGQLSQLGASLYGPQSALGFSIRGMGNNTPQLNRSLTQGTPLPSHITPTTGVPTMSLHTPPSPSRGILPMNSRNMLNHSQVGQGIGMGGGRTNSMGSSGLGSPNRSPPSIICMPKQQPARQPFTINSMSGFGMNRNQAFGMNNSLSSNIFNGTDGSENVTGLDLSDFPALADRSRREGSANPTPLLNPLAGRAPYEASSLHLMTSSVGMVTKPSNEPTQDFSIHNEDFPALPGPNYKDSTLSNDDSKTNLNSTGKSTSSADGPKFPGDKTSSAQNNSQKKGIQVLPDGRVTNIPGGMVTDQFGMIGLLTFIRAAETDPGMVHLALGSDLTTLGLNLNSPENLYPKFASPWASAPCRPQDIDFHVPSEYLTNIHIRDKLAAIKLARYGEDLLFYLYYMNGGDLLQLLAAVELFNRDWRYHKEERVWITRAPGMEPTLKTNTYERGTYYFFDCLNWRKVAKVKEFHLEYEKLEERPHVPSTFNYNPAQQAF
- the LOC139578262 gene encoding CCR4-NOT transcription complex subunit 2 isoform X6; amino-acid sequence: MITVTNGMFSATRKKFVEGVESDYPDENMYYSQPSMYPHRSDKDVSALSARSHIPTTAPFDLEMLSSPSPSSSGQLSQLGASLYGPQSALGFSIRGMGNNTPQLNRSLTQGTPLPSHITPTTGVPTMSLHTPPSPSRGILPMNSRNMLNHSQVGQGIGMGGGRTNSMGSSGLGSPNRSPPSIICMPKQQPARQPFTINSMSGFGMNRNQAFGMNNSLSSNIFNGTVFNLPLTDGSENVTGLDLSDFPALADRSRREGSANPTPLLNPLAGRAPYVGMVTKPSNEPTQDFSIHNEDFPALPGPNYKDSTLSNDDSKTNLNSTGKSTSSADGPKFPGDKTSSAQNNSQKKGIQVLPDGRVTNIPGGMVTDQFGMIGLLTFIRAAETDPGMVHLALGSDLTTLGLNLNSPENLYPKFASPWASAPCRPQDIDFHVPSEYLTNIHIRDKLAAIKLARYGEDLLFYLYYMNGGDLLQLLAAVELFNRDWRYHKEERVWITRAPGMEPTLKTNTYERGTYYFFDCLNWRKVAKEFHLEYEKLEERPHVPSTFNYNPAQQAF
- the LOC139578262 gene encoding CCR4-NOT transcription complex subunit 2 isoform X3, giving the protein MITVTNGMFSATRKKFVEGVESDYPDENMYYSQPSMYPHRSDKDVSALSARSHIPTTAPFDLEMLSSPSPSSSGQLSQLGASLYGPQSALGFSIRGMGNNTPQLNRSLTQGTPLPSHITPTTGVPTMSLHTPPSPSRGILPMNSRNMLNHSQVGQGIGMGGGRTNSMGSSGLGSPNRSPPSIICMPKQQPARQPFTINSMSGFGMNRNQAFGMNNSLSSNIFNGTVFNLPLTDGSENVTGLDLSDFPALADRSRREGSANPTPLLNPLAGRAPYEASSLHLMTSSVGMVTKPSNEPTQDFSIHNEDFPALPGPNYKDSTLSNDDSKTNLNSTGKSTSSADGPKFPGDKTSSAQNNSQKKGIQVLPDGRVTNIPGGMVTDQFGMIGLLTFIRAAETDPGMVHLALGSDLTTLGLNLNSPENLYPKFASPWASAPCRPQDIDFHVPSEYLTNIHIRDKLAAIKLARYGEDLLFYLYYMNGGDLLQLLAAVELFNRDWRYHKEERVWITRAPGMEPTLKTNTYERGTYYFFDCLNWRKVAKEFHLEYEKLEERPHVPSTFNYNPAQQAF
- the LOC139578262 gene encoding CCR4-NOT transcription complex subunit 2 isoform X12, with protein sequence MFSATRKKFVEGVESDYPDENMYYSQPSMYPHRSDKDVSALSARSHIPTTAPFDLEMLSSPSPSSSGQLSQLGASLYGPQSALGFSIRGMGNNTPQLNRSLTQGTPLPSHITPTTGVPTMSLHTPPSPSRGILPMNSRNMLNHSQVGQGIGMGGGRTNSMGSSGLGSPNRSPPSIICMPKQQPARQPFTINSMSGFGMNRNQAFGMNNSLSSNIFNGTDGSENVTGLDLSDFPALADRSRREGSANPTPLLNPLAGRAPYASSLHLMTSSVGMVTKPSNEPTQDFSIHNEDFPALPGPNYKDSTLSNDDSKTNLNSTGKSTSSADGPKFPGDKTSSAQNNSQKKGIQVLPDGRVTNIPGGMVTDQFGMIGLLTFIRAAETDPGMVHLALGSDLTTLGLNLNSPENLYPKFASPWASAPCRPQDIDFHVPSEYLTNIHIRDKLAAIKLARYGEDLLFYLYYMNGGDLLQLLAAVELFNRDWRYHKEERVWITRAPGMEPTLKTNTYERGTYYFFDCLNWRKVAKEFHLEYEKLEERPHVPSTFNYNPAQQAF
- the LOC139578262 gene encoding CCR4-NOT transcription complex subunit 2 isoform X9, whose protein sequence is MITVTNGMFSATRKKFVEGVESDYPDENMYYSQPSMYPHRSDKDVSALSARSHIPTTAPFDLEMLSSPSPSSSGQLSQLGASLYGPQSALGFSIRGMGNNTPQLNRSLTQGTPLPSHITPTTGVPTMSLHTPPSPSRGILPMNSRNMLNHSQVGQGIGMGGGRTNSMGSSGLGSPNRSPPSIICMPKQQPARQPFTINSMSGFGMNRNQAFGMNNSLSSNIFNGTDGSENVTGLDLSDFPALADRSRREGSANPTPLLNPLAGRAPYVGMVTKPSNEPTQDFSIHNEDFPALPGPNYKDSTLSNDDSKTNLNSTGKSTSSADGPKFPGDKTSSAQNNSQKKGIQVLPDGRVTNIPGGMVTDQFGMIGLLTFIRAAETDPGMVHLALGSDLTTLGLNLNSPENLYPKFASPWASAPCRPQDIDFHVPSEYLTNIHIRDKLAAIKLARYGEDLLFYLYYMNGGDLLQLLAAVELFNRDWRYHKEERVWITRAPGMEPTLKTNTYERGTYYFFDCLNWRKVAKEFHLEYEKLEERPHVPSTFNYNPAQQAF
- the LOC139578262 gene encoding CCR4-NOT transcription complex subunit 2 isoform X1, producing the protein MITVTNGMFSATRKKFVEGVESDYPDENMYYSQPSMYPHRSDKDVSALSARSHIPTTAPFDLEMLSSPSPSSSGQLSQLGASLYGPQSALGFSIRGMGNNTPQLNRSLTQGTPLPSHITPTTGVPTMSLHTPPSPSRGILPMNSRNMLNHSQVGQGIGMGGGRTNSMGSSGLGSPNRSPPSIICMPKQQPARQPFTINSMSGFGMNRNQAFGMNNSLSSNIFNGTVFNLPLTDGSENVTGLDLSDFPALADRSRREGSANPTPLLNPLAGRAPYEASSLHLMTSSVGMVTKPSNEPTQDFSIHNEDFPALPGPNYKDSTLSNDDSKTNLNSTGKSTSSADGPKFPGDKTSSAQNNSQKKGIQVLPDGRVTNIPGGMVTDQFGMIGLLTFIRAAETDPGMVHLALGSDLTTLGLNLNSPENLYPKFASPWASAPCRPQDIDFHVPSEYLTNIHIRDKLAAIKLARYGEDLLFYLYYMNGGDLLQLLAAVELFNRDWRYHKEERVWITRAPGMEPTLKTNTYERGTYYFFDCLNWRKVAKVKEFHLEYEKLEERPHVPSTFNYNPAQQAF
- the LOC139578262 gene encoding CCR4-NOT transcription complex subunit 2 isoform X2 — its product is MLTNAFSHTSMITVTNGMFSATRKKFVEGVESDYPDENMYYSQPSMYPHRSDKDVSALSARSHIPTTAPFDLEMLSSPSPSSSGQLSQLGASLYGPQSALGFSIRGMGNNTPQLNRSLTQGTPLPSHITPTTGVPTMSLHTPPSPSRGILPMNSRNMLNHSQVGQGIGMGGGRTNSMGSSGLGSPNRSPPSIICMPKQQPARQPFTINSMSGFGMNRNQAFGMNNSLSSNIFNGTVFNLPLTDGSENVTGLDLSDFPALADRSRREGSANPTPLLNPLAGRAPYASSLHLMTSSVGMVTKPSNEPTQDFSIHNEDFPALPGPNYKDSTLSNDDSKTNLNSTGKSTSSADGPKFPGDKTSSAQNNSQKKGIQVLPDGRVTNIPGGMVTDQFGMIGLLTFIRAAETDPGMVHLALGSDLTTLGLNLNSPENLYPKFASPWASAPCRPQDIDFHVPSEYLTNIHIRDKLAAIKLARYGEDLLFYLYYMNGGDLLQLLAAVELFNRDWRYHKEERVWITRAPGMEPTLKTNTYERGTYYFFDCLNWRKVAKVKEFHLEYEKLEERPHVPSTFNYNPAQQAF
- the LOC139578262 gene encoding CCR4-NOT transcription complex subunit 2 isoform X5, yielding MLTNAFSHTSMITVTNGMFSATRKKFVEGVESDYPDENMYYSQPSMYPHRSDKDVSALSARSHIPTTAPFDLEMLSSPSPSSSGQLSQLGASLYGPQSALGFSIRGMGNNTPQLNRSLTQGTPLPSHITPTTGVPTMSLHTPPSPSRGILPMNSRNMLNHSQVGQGIGMGGGRTNSMGSSGLGSPNRSPPSIICMPKQQPARQPFTINSMSGFGMNRNQAFGMNNSLSSNIFNGTVFNLPLTDGSENVTGLDLSDFPALADRSRREGSANPTPLLNPLAGRAPYVGMVTKPSNEPTQDFSIHNEDFPALPGPNYKDSTLSNDDSKTNLNSTGKSTSSADGPKFPGDKTSSAQNNSQKKGIQVLPDGRVTNIPGGMVTDQFGMIGLLTFIRAAETDPGMVHLALGSDLTTLGLNLNSPENLYPKFASPWASAPCRPQDIDFHVPSEYLTNIHIRDKLAAIKLARYGEDLLFYLYYMNGGDLLQLLAAVELFNRDWRYHKEERVWITRAPGMEPTLKTNTYERGTYYFFDCLNWRKVAKVKEFHLEYEKLEERPHVPSTFNYNPAQQAF
- the LOC139578262 gene encoding CCR4-NOT transcription complex subunit 2 isoform X11, producing MFSATRKKFVEGVESDYPDENMYYSQPSMYPHRSDKDVSALSARSHIPTTAPFDLEMLSSPSPSSSGQLSQLGASLYGPQSALGFSIRGMGNNTPQLNRSLTQGTPLPSHITPTTGVPTMSLHTPPSPSRGILPMNSRNMLNHSQVGQGIGMGGGRTNSMGSSGLGSPNRSPPSIICMPKQQPARQPFTINSMSGFGMNRNQAFGMNNSLSSNIFNGTDGSENVTGLDLSDFPALADRSRREGSANPTPLLNPLAGRAPYEASSLHLMTSSVGMVTKPSNEPTQDFSIHNEDFPALPGPNYKDSTLSNDDSKTNLNSTGKSTSSADGPKFPGDKTSSAQNNSQKKGIQVLPDGRVTNIPGGMVTDQFGMIGLLTFIRAAETDPGMVHLALGSDLTTLGLNLNSPENLYPKFASPWASAPCRPQDIDFHVPSEYLTNIHIRDKLAAIKLARYGEDLLFYLYYMNGGDLLQLLAAVELFNRDWRYHKEERVWITRAPGMEPTLKTNTYERGTYYFFDCLNWRKVAKEFHLEYEKLEERPHVPSTFNYNPAQQAF
- the LOC139578262 gene encoding CCR4-NOT transcription complex subunit 2 isoform X10, coding for MFSATRKKFVEGVESDYPDENMYYSQPSMYPHRSDKDVSALSARSHIPTTAPFDLEMLSSPSPSSSGQLSQLGASLYGPQSALGFSIRGMGNNTPQLNRSLTQGTPLPSHITPTTGVPTMSLHTPPSPSRGILPMNSRNMLNHSQVGQGIGMGGGRTNSMGSSGLGSPNRSPPSIICMPKQQPARQPFTINSMSGFGMNRNQAFGMNNSLSSNIFNGTDGSENVTGLDLSDFPALADRSRREGSANPTPLLNPLAGRAPYEASSLHLMTSSVGMVTKPSNEPTQDFSIHNEDFPALPGPNYKDSTLSNDDSKTNLNSTGKSTSSADGPKFPGDKTSSAQNNSQKKGIQVLPDGRVTNIPGGMVTDQFGMIGLLTFIRAAETDPGMVHLALGSDLTTLGLNLNSPENLYPKFASPWASAPCRPQDIDFHVPSEYLTNIHIRDKLAAIKLARYGEDLLFYLYYMNGGDLLQLLAAVELFNRDWRYHKEERVWITRAPGMEPTLKTNTYERGTYYFFDCLNWRKVAKVKEFHLEYEKLEERPHVPSTFNYNPAQQAF
- the LOC139578262 gene encoding CCR4-NOT transcription complex subunit 2 isoform X7 encodes the protein MFSATRKKFVEGVESDYPDENMYYSQPSMYPHRSDKDVSALSARSHIPTTAPFDLEMLSSPSPSSSGQLSQLGASLYGPQSALGFSIRGMGNNTPQLNRSLTQGTPLPSHITPTTGVPTMSLHTPPSPSRGILPMNSRNMLNHSQVGQGIGMGGGRTNSMGSSGLGSPNRSPPSIICMPKQQPARQPFTINSMSGFGMNRNQAFGMNNSLSSNIFNGTVFNLPLTDGSENVTGLDLSDFPALADRSRREGSANPTPLLNPLAGRAPYEASSLHLMTSSVGMVTKPSNEPTQDFSIHNEDFPALPGPNYKDSTLSNDDSKTNLNSTGKSTSSADGPKFPGDKTSSAQNNSQKKGIQVLPDGRVTNIPGGMVTDQFGMIGLLTFIRAAETDPGMVHLALGSDLTTLGLNLNSPENLYPKFASPWASAPCRPQDIDFHVPSEYLTNIHIRDKLAAIKLARYGEDLLFYLYYMNGGDLLQLLAAVELFNRDWRYHKEERVWITRAPGMEPTLKTNTYERGTYYFFDCLNWRKVAKVKEFHLEYEKLEERPHVPSTFNYNPAQQAF